A region of Salvia splendens isolate huo1 chromosome 17, SspV2, whole genome shotgun sequence DNA encodes the following proteins:
- the LOC121774517 gene encoding gibberellin 2-beta-dioxygenase 2-like: MPILGLCVFLHGALALLLGNWDHLRSWIHNVARNSWADPNSQPNLQVDVFNPDFDQIKLLNNTTKFSDGTIPALIGRFPAAAEGDSLAIPAVDLSQPGAKTLIVNACKELGFFKVINHRISMDFLTKLEGEAMKFFQLPPQEKAKSAPPNPFGYGSKVTGPNGDVDWVEYLLFSTNPELASRNPNSAVSGISQSMR, from the exons ATGCCTATTTTAGGTCTATGTGTTTTTCTTCACGGTGCTCTTGCTTTGTTACTTGGGAACTGGGATCACCTTCGAAGTTGGATTCACAATGTAGCTCGTAACTCGTGGGCTGATCCGAATAGCCAGCCAAATTTACAGG TCGACGTTTTtaatcccgattttgaccaaattaagctGTTAAATAACACAACAAAATTTAGCGACGGAACAATTCCGGCACTAATTGGGAGATTCCCGGCTGCGGCGGAGGGGGATTCCCTCGCTATCCCCGCCGTGGACCTGTCCCAACCCGGCGCCAAAACCCTCATTGTCAATGCCTGCAAAGAGCTGGGTTTCTTCAAAGTGATCAACCACAGAATCTCCATGGATTTCCTCACCAAATTAGAAGGTGAAGCCATGAAATTTTTCCAATTGCCGCCGCAGGAGAAGGCCAAATCCGCCCCCCCAAACCCCTTCGGCTACGGCAGCAAGGTCACCGGCCCCAACGGCGACGTCGACTGGGTCGAGTACCTCCTCTTCTCCACCAACCCCGAACTCGCCTCCCGCAACCCTAACTCCGCTGTGTCGGGAATCTCCCAATCAATGCGGTAA
- the LOC121775241 gene encoding auxin-responsive protein IAA14-like yields the protein MEVGLNFKETELCLGLPGGGGDIGKTSGKRGFAETVDLKLNLLHSDDSDLKENVENSSSGVGEAVPIKDPVKPPAKAQVVGWPPVRSFRKNVMAKQKSEETAAAAFVKVSMDGAPYLRKVDLRMYQSYKELSDALAKMFSSFTMVGKYGSQGMIDFMNEGKLMDLLNSSEYVPSYEDKDGDWMLVGDVPWEMFVESCKRLRIMKGSEAIGLAPRAVEKCKSRC from the exons ATGGAAGTAGGCTTGAATTTCAAGGAAACTGAGCTGTGCCTCGGTCTCCCAGGCGGCGGAGGCGACATCGGCAAGACCAGCGGTAAGAGAGGCTTCGCTGAGACGGTTGATCTGAAACTGAATCTGCTTCACTCCGACGACTCAGATCTGAAGGAGAACGTCGAGAATTCGTCATCCGGAGTGGGGGAAGCGGTTCCGATTAAGGATCCGGTCAAGCCTCCGGCGAA GGCGCAGGTGGTGGGATGGCCACCGGTGCGGTCGTTCCGGAAGAACGTGATGGCGAAGCAGAAGAGCGAGGAGACGGCGGCTGCGGCGTTCGTGAAGGTGTCGATGGACGGAGCGCCGTACCTCCGGAAGGTGGATCTGAGAATGTATCAGAGCTACAAAGAGCTCTCTGATGCGCTGGCTAAGATGTTTAGCTCCTTCACCATGG TTGGTAAGTATGGGAGCCAAGGAATGATAGATTTCATGAATGAGGGGAAATTAATGGATCTGTTGAACAGTTCTGAGTATGTTCCAAGTTATGAGGATAAGGATGGGGACTGGATGCTCGTGGGGGATGTTCCATGGGA GATGTTTGTTGAGTCTTGCAAGCGCCTCCGCATTATGAAGGGATCTGAAGCCATTGGACTTG CTCCAAGAGCTGTGGAGAAATGCAAGAGCAGGTGCTGA